Proteins co-encoded in one Lates calcarifer isolate ASB-BC8 linkage group LG17, TLL_Latcal_v3, whole genome shotgun sequence genomic window:
- the dipk1a gene encoding divergent protein kinase domain 1A isoform X1, translated as MARGLIPWGFFRKPLYIQARFSYLHMKYLFFSWLAVFVGSWIVYVEYSSYTELCRGHDCKNSICDKYRKGVIDGSACSSLCEKDTLYLGKCFTAKPNSQVYSGSWGDLEGVIKCQMEEAPHYDLGNEMEPRKEAVAFNKPTKGTSVEKFREMILNHLKAKVGDQANLADLATQVLSIADANKDGHISLPEARSTWALLQLNEFLLALVLQDREHTPKLLGFCGDLYVMEKVPYSPLYGISLPWIIEVWIPTGLRRSMDQWFTPSWPHKAKISIGLLELVEDVFHGTFGSFLMCDVSATSFGYNDRHDLKVMDARYIVPEAIFQEDIRQQRCDVDEDCVYGADCLTSCDLTKHRCTPEVSRPNLAKACEALKDYILRGAPSDVSEELEKQLYACIALKGSTEQMEIEHSLILNNLKTLLWKKISHTKDS; from the exons GCCAGATTCTCTTACCTACATATGAAGTACCTGTTCTTTTCGTGGCTGGCAGTGTTTGTGGGGAGCTGGATAGTGTATGTGGAGTACTCCTCCTACACAGAGCTATGTCGTGGGCACGACTGCAAAAATTCAATT tgtgacaAATACAGAAAAGGAGTCATTGATGGCTCGGCCTGCAGCAGCCTGTGTGAGAAAGATACTCTTTACCTGGGGAAGTGCTTCACTGCCAAACCCAACAGTCAG GTTTACTCAGGGAGCTGGGGAGACCTGGAGGGGGTCATCAAATGCCAGATGGAGGAGGCTCCTCATTATGATTTGGGAAATGAGATGGAGCCCAGGAAGGAGGCTGTGGCCTTCAACAAGCCCACCAAGGGGACCTCAGTGGAAAAATTCAGGGAGATGATTCTCAACCACCTGAAA GCTAAAGTGGGGGATCAGGCCAACCTCGCAGACCTGGCAACCCAAGTATTGTCCATTGCAGATGCCAATAAGGACGGTCACATCTCACTGCCCGAGGCTCGCTCCACGTGGGCTCTGCTGCAACTCAATGAGTTCCTGTTAGCATTAGTCCTACAAGACAGAGAGCACACGCCCAAGTTACTGGGCTTCTGTGGAGACCTGTATGTGATGGAGAAGGTGCCATACTCTCCCCTTTACGGGATCAGTCTACCCTGGATCATTGAGGTGTGGATTCCCACAGGCCTGCGCCGCAGCATGGACCAGTGGTTCACCCCCTCCTGGCCACACAAGGCCAAGATCTCCATTGGACTGCTGGAACTTGTTGAGGATGTTTTCCACGGCACTTTTGGCAGCTTCCTCATGTGCGATGTCAGCGCCACCAGTTTTGGCTACAACGACCGCCATGACCTGAAGGTGATGGACGCGCGGTACATTGTTCCTGAAGCCATCTTCCAAGAGGACATTAGGCAGCAGCGCTGTGATGTGGATGAGGACTGTGTGTACGGGGCTGACTGCCTCACTTCCTGTGACCTCACCAAGCACCGCTGCACACCTGAGGTGTCCAGGCCAAACTTAGCCAAAGCCTGTGAAGCACTCAAGGACTATATTCTGAGGGGAGCACCATCTGATGTGAGTGAGGAGCTTGAGAAACAGCTGTATGCCTGCATTGCACTGAAAGGTTCGACAGAACAGATGGAAATCGAACACTCACTGATTCTTAACAATCTTAAGACATTGCTATGGAAGAAAATCTCTCATACAAAAGACTCCTAA
- the dipk1a gene encoding divergent protein kinase domain 1A isoform X2, whose product MKYLFFSWLAVFVGSWIVYVEYSSYTELCRGHDCKNSICDKYRKGVIDGSACSSLCEKDTLYLGKCFTAKPNSQVYSGSWGDLEGVIKCQMEEAPHYDLGNEMEPRKEAVAFNKPTKGTSVEKFREMILNHLKAKVGDQANLADLATQVLSIADANKDGHISLPEARSTWALLQLNEFLLALVLQDREHTPKLLGFCGDLYVMEKVPYSPLYGISLPWIIEVWIPTGLRRSMDQWFTPSWPHKAKISIGLLELVEDVFHGTFGSFLMCDVSATSFGYNDRHDLKVMDARYIVPEAIFQEDIRQQRCDVDEDCVYGADCLTSCDLTKHRCTPEVSRPNLAKACEALKDYILRGAPSDVSEELEKQLYACIALKGSTEQMEIEHSLILNNLKTLLWKKISHTKDS is encoded by the exons ATGAAGTACCTGTTCTTTTCGTGGCTGGCAGTGTTTGTGGGGAGCTGGATAGTGTATGTGGAGTACTCCTCCTACACAGAGCTATGTCGTGGGCACGACTGCAAAAATTCAATT tgtgacaAATACAGAAAAGGAGTCATTGATGGCTCGGCCTGCAGCAGCCTGTGTGAGAAAGATACTCTTTACCTGGGGAAGTGCTTCACTGCCAAACCCAACAGTCAG GTTTACTCAGGGAGCTGGGGAGACCTGGAGGGGGTCATCAAATGCCAGATGGAGGAGGCTCCTCATTATGATTTGGGAAATGAGATGGAGCCCAGGAAGGAGGCTGTGGCCTTCAACAAGCCCACCAAGGGGACCTCAGTGGAAAAATTCAGGGAGATGATTCTCAACCACCTGAAA GCTAAAGTGGGGGATCAGGCCAACCTCGCAGACCTGGCAACCCAAGTATTGTCCATTGCAGATGCCAATAAGGACGGTCACATCTCACTGCCCGAGGCTCGCTCCACGTGGGCTCTGCTGCAACTCAATGAGTTCCTGTTAGCATTAGTCCTACAAGACAGAGAGCACACGCCCAAGTTACTGGGCTTCTGTGGAGACCTGTATGTGATGGAGAAGGTGCCATACTCTCCCCTTTACGGGATCAGTCTACCCTGGATCATTGAGGTGTGGATTCCCACAGGCCTGCGCCGCAGCATGGACCAGTGGTTCACCCCCTCCTGGCCACACAAGGCCAAGATCTCCATTGGACTGCTGGAACTTGTTGAGGATGTTTTCCACGGCACTTTTGGCAGCTTCCTCATGTGCGATGTCAGCGCCACCAGTTTTGGCTACAACGACCGCCATGACCTGAAGGTGATGGACGCGCGGTACATTGTTCCTGAAGCCATCTTCCAAGAGGACATTAGGCAGCAGCGCTGTGATGTGGATGAGGACTGTGTGTACGGGGCTGACTGCCTCACTTCCTGTGACCTCACCAAGCACCGCTGCACACCTGAGGTGTCCAGGCCAAACTTAGCCAAAGCCTGTGAAGCACTCAAGGACTATATTCTGAGGGGAGCACCATCTGATGTGAGTGAGGAGCTTGAGAAACAGCTGTATGCCTGCATTGCACTGAAAGGTTCGACAGAACAGATGGAAATCGAACACTCACTGATTCTTAACAATCTTAAGACATTGCTATGGAAGAAAATCTCTCATACAAAAGACTCCTAA
- the LOC108878938 gene encoding 60S ribosomal protein L5 isoform X2, whose protein sequence is MGFVKVVKNKAYFKRYQVKFRRRREGKTDYFARKRLVVQDKNKYNTPKYRMIVRFSNRDIICQIAYAKIEGDMIVCAAYSHELPKYGVSVGLTNYAAAYCTGLLLARRLLNKFGLDKVYEGQVEVTGDEFNVESIDGQPGAFTCYLDAGLARTTTGNKVFGALKGAVDGGLSIPHSTKRFPGYDVESKEFNAEVHRKHIMGINVSEYMSYLMEEDEEAYKKQFSRFIKNGVTPESIEESLCSVPNAKFCSNKSIEKQSHLLCALSSCTQVYPIPAALGSLGLGI, encoded by the exons ATG GGTTTTGTTAAAGTGGTGAAGAACAAGGCCTACTTCAAGAGGTACCAGGTCAaattcaggaggaggagag AGGGAAAGACTGACTACTTTGCTCGTAAGCGCCTGGTTGTTCAAGACAAGAACAAGTACAACACACCCAAGTACCGGATGATTGTCCGCTTCTCAAACAGGGACATCATCTGCCAG ATCGCCTATGCCAAGATTGAGGGTGATATGATCGTGTGTGCTGCCTACTCACACGAGCTGCCAAAATACGGAGTCTCCGTGGGCTTGACGAACTATGCAGCAGCCTACTGCACTGGTCTGCTGCTGGCCCGCAGA CTGCTGAACAAGTTTGGCCTGGACAAGGTGTATGAAGGCCAGGTGGAGGTGACAGGTGACGAGTTTAATGTGGAGAGCATTGATGGTCAGCCAGGCGCTTTCACCTGCTACCTGGATGCTGGGCTTGCTAGAACCACCACAGGCAACAAGGTGTTTGGTGCTCTGAAGGGGGCTGTGGATGGAGGCCTGTCCATCCCACACAG CACCAAGCGCTTCCCTGGGTATGATGTAGAGAGCAAGGAGTTCAATGCTGAGGTCCATCGCAAGCACATCATGGGCATCAACGTGTCAGAGTACATGAGCTAcctgatggaggaggatgaggaggctTACAAGAAGCAGTTCTCCCGCTTCATCAAGAATGGAGTCACCCCCGAGTCG ATTGAGGAGTCGCTTTGCTCGGTTCCAAATGCAaaattttgttcaaataaatcTATCGAAAAACAGTCACATCTCTTGTGTGCTTTATCAAGTTGCACTCAGGTGTATCCAATCCCGGCAGCGCTGGGGTCCCTTGGTTtggggatttaa
- the LOC108878938 gene encoding 60S ribosomal protein L5 isoform X1: MGFVKVVKNKAYFKRYQVKFRRRREGKTDYFARKRLVVQDKNKYNTPKYRMIVRFSNRDIICQIAYAKIEGDMIVCAAYSHELPKYGVSVGLTNYAAAYCTGLLLARRLLNKFGLDKVYEGQVEVTGDEFNVESIDGQPGAFTCYLDAGLARTTTGNKVFGALKGAVDGGLSIPHSTKRFPGYDVESKEFNAEVHRKHIMGINVSEYMSYLMEEDEEAYKKQFSRFIKNGVTPESIEEMYKKAHAAIRENPVHEKKPPKEVKKKRWNRAKLSLAQRKDRVAQKKASFLRAQEQEAAD, translated from the exons ATG GGTTTTGTTAAAGTGGTGAAGAACAAGGCCTACTTCAAGAGGTACCAGGTCAaattcaggaggaggagag AGGGAAAGACTGACTACTTTGCTCGTAAGCGCCTGGTTGTTCAAGACAAGAACAAGTACAACACACCCAAGTACCGGATGATTGTCCGCTTCTCAAACAGGGACATCATCTGCCAG ATCGCCTATGCCAAGATTGAGGGTGATATGATCGTGTGTGCTGCCTACTCACACGAGCTGCCAAAATACGGAGTCTCCGTGGGCTTGACGAACTATGCAGCAGCCTACTGCACTGGTCTGCTGCTGGCCCGCAGA CTGCTGAACAAGTTTGGCCTGGACAAGGTGTATGAAGGCCAGGTGGAGGTGACAGGTGACGAGTTTAATGTGGAGAGCATTGATGGTCAGCCAGGCGCTTTCACCTGCTACCTGGATGCTGGGCTTGCTAGAACCACCACAGGCAACAAGGTGTTTGGTGCTCTGAAGGGGGCTGTGGATGGAGGCCTGTCCATCCCACACAG CACCAAGCGCTTCCCTGGGTATGATGTAGAGAGCAAGGAGTTCAATGCTGAGGTCCATCGCAAGCACATCATGGGCATCAACGTGTCAGAGTACATGAGCTAcctgatggaggaggatgaggaggctTACAAGAAGCAGTTCTCCCGCTTCATCAAGAATGGAGTCACCCCCGAGTCG ATTGAGGAGATGTACAAAAAGGCTCATGCTGCCATTCGTGAGAACCCAGTCCATGAAAAGAAGCCTCCCAAAGAAGTCAAGAAGAAGAG GTGGAACCGTGCCAAGCTCTCTCTGGCCCAGAGGAAAGACCGTGTTGCTCAGAAGAAGGCCAGCTTCCTCCGGGCTCAGGAACAGGAGGCTGCAGATTGA